The following are encoded together in the Corticium candelabrum chromosome 1, ooCorCand1.1, whole genome shotgun sequence genome:
- the LOC134191648 gene encoding uncharacterized protein LOC134191648: MINSSWIKSKLRDGLLHDVASVTSFWTPESLHTRRKASVLVPLFESEETVNVLLTKRSMRLSSHKGEVCFPGGKADDSDKDETDTALREANEEVGLTSDVCDVINQLPATVSKHGLLVTPVVALIPSDFEPVLNKEEVETAFAVPLERFLQSEGHTSFIVPYKDGHFLMHSFDYQPPERHESFSVFGLTGYICLVLAIVVFRRMPEFSLDEMDSEKKIDTRLRRILETHVAQQSQL, from the coding sequence ATGATTAATTCATCGTGGATAAAATCAAAGTTGAGAGACGGTTTGCTCCATGATGTTGCCTCTGTCACGTCTTTTTGGACGCCCGAATCTCTACACACTCGTCGCAAAGCGTCGGTGCTTGTTCCTCTTTTCGAAAGCGAAGAAACGGTGAACGTTCTTCTGACGAAGCGTTCCATGCGTTTGTCGTCTCACAAAGGCGAGGTATGCTTTCCTGGAGGAAAAGCGGACGATTCGGATAAAGACGAGACCGACACGGCACTCAGAGAGGCAAACGAAGAAGTGGGACTGACGTCAGatgtttgtgacgtcataaatcAACTTCCGGCGACAGTGTCAAAACATGGATTATTGGTGACGCCGGTTGTAGCTCTAATTCCGAGTGATTTTGAACCTGTTCTAAACAAGGAGGAAGTAGAGACAGCTTTTGCTGTACCACTCGAGAGATTCCTCCAATCAGAAGGTCACACGTCATTCATTGTACCATACAAAGATGGACACTTTCTCATGCACTCGTTTGACTACCAGCCACCTGAACGACACGAATCGTTCTCAGTCTTTGGCCTAACTGGATACATTTGCCTGGTTCTTGCCATTGTGGTGTTCAGGAGGATGCCTGAGTTTTCATTGGACGAAATGGATTCTGAGAAAAAAATAGACACGAGACTTAGACGGATACTAGAGACTCACGTGGCTCAACAGAGTCAACTGTAA
- the LOC134186344 gene encoding pre-rRNA-processing protein TSR2 homolog has product MELLQSTVQRVLAAWPALKMAVEQGFGGESSREKGEWLAGAMAQVLVDNRDLDVDEVESYLVDIMYEEFHAVVDDGSLQQVSRQLHTVYQLWCNQSSLELVQWLQDNCQPLGVVGQEVAQEESMDDITQGEEKQYDRITEMEGEPSRQQENGIISSCSVAESRDEMHMDVEDGGEEWQVVKRTRRK; this is encoded by the exons ATGGAGCTGTTGCAGTCTACTGTGCAACGCGTGTTGGCTGCTTGGCCAGCCTTGAAGATGGCCGTAGAGCAGGGATTTGGAGGAGAGTCTAGTAGAGAGAAAGGAGAGTGGCTGGCTGGAGCTATGGCTCAAGTGCTCGTTGACAACA GAGACTTGGATGTTGATGAAGTGGAATCGTACTTGGTTGATATTATGTATGAGGAATTCCATGCTGTGGTCGACGATGGAAGCTTGCAGCAG GTATCAAGACAGTTGCATACCGTTTACCAGCTGTGGTGCAACCAATCATCATTAGAGCTAGTACAATGGCTACAAGACAACTGCCAACCACTAGGGGTGGTGGGACAAGAAGTGGCTCAGGAGGAGTCAATGGATGACATCACACAAGGAGAAGAGAAGCAATATGATAGAATAACAGAGATGGAAGGGGAACCATCTAGACAGCAGGAAAACGGAATTATTTCAAGTTGTAGTGTAGCagagtcacgtgatgagatGCATATGGATG TTGAGGATGGTGGTGAAGAATGGCAGGTTGTAAAACGAACTCGAAGGAAATGA
- the LOC134194966 gene encoding protein FAM136A-like, producing the protein MDQVESRVSQAVNDLIVKLELEHVRPLQRKAFLCSARCCESHSSRESVQRCLEQCASPVTHSQKHINDEMQRFQERLQRCVLTCHDKCLDKENEKGRGEFERCVVTCGEEHVSLLPSMFKRMAENVRKLEGN; encoded by the coding sequence ATGGATCAGGTAGAAAGTCGTGTGTCTCAAGCTGTAAACGATCTCATCGTCAAGCTAGAGCTTGAGCACGTTAGGCCACTTCAAAGAAAGGCGTTCTTATGTAGTGCGCGTTGCTGCGAAAGCCATTCAAGCCGCGAGAGCGTCCAACGCTGCCTCGAACAATGTGCCTCTCCTGTCACTCACTCGCAGAAGCATATCAACGACGAGATGCAGCGTTTTCAGGAGAGACTTCAACGCTGCGTTTTGACGTGTCACGACAAATGTTTAGACAAAGAGAACGAGAAAGGCAGAGGAGAGTTTGAACGTTGTGTAGTGACTTGTGGTGAAGAACATGTTAGTCTATTGCCATCAATGTTTAAGAGAATGGCGGAAAACGTACGAAAACTTGAAGGAAATTAA
- the LOC134191669 gene encoding uncharacterized protein LOC134191669, whose translation MASPREIIIISSDDEDSLIVERICASPDVMMIGASDENCISVPIVDEYVEISSSDDGTELPSAEDCIRYVPTVIKMETGGSIVTPPDTPPCQQTSTPRMQRLESPLEKDTNTCDRYNQSIRTNFISMKKFSLNIPSLRKKKLENSIETPLSREELLQITPPTCHHVAPRVDHHETVCSFSGSVVDYIESVSDVEQCSERFISPSSVLPTDLVMKLVTVVRDSTDTDTALAAYNIVRHSMVLSTPQLHLEDIWNCIDPVVHDIKKPGFMHAMNLIVLIIERLQKSKLGRPFNQPDRWKSALHAWKSPLCEWLSTSMTSQVMLQAWPSLPTVHHLLRLVTLYCTDCQDQSIRDGLASSWVIIYNNVTSRSKRKDLLQNIGNHEMRGSLLDKLLSSRFHQTSDILNTPDRLIWSSQSPSLSKTVYLHFYRQPHRNSSEYAMLLSYLLQSNIMSHLSTNYRLSINRQCLTEEYHKLKSRIAFHNEDQFTIDLAVELAHTLSNS comes from the coding sequence atggCTAGTCCACGTGAAATTATCATTATCAGCAGTGACGACGAGGACAGTTTAATCGTTGAACGCATTTGTGCTTCACCTGATGTTATGATGATCGGTGCTAGTGATGAGAACTGCATTTCTGTGCCTATTGTCGACGAATATGTTGAGATTTCATCTTCAGATGACGGAACAGAGTTGCCGTCGGCCGAGGATTGCATCAGATACGTTCCAACTGTTATTAAAATGGAAACAGGTGGATCGATTGTGACACCCCCAGACACGCCTCCCTGtcaacaaacatcaacaccGCGGATGCAGCGTTTAGAGTCTCCACTGGAGAAAGATACGAACACTTGTGATCGGTACAATCAGTCCATTCGTACCAACTTTATATCAATGAAGAAATTTAGTCTAAACATTCCTTCACTTCGGAAGAAAAAGTTGGAGAATTCGATTGAGACGCCGTTGAGTCGAGAAGAACTATTGCAAATAACCCCACCTACATGCCACCATGTTGCTCCACGTGTAGACCATCATGAGACTGTGTGTTCATTCAGTGGATCTGTTGTTGATTACATTGAATCTGTGAGCGACGTTGAGCAGTGTTCAGAACGCTTTATTTCTCCCTCCTCTGTACTACCGACTGATTTAGTGATGAAGTTGGTGACAGTTGTGAGAgacagcacagacacagacacagcaTTGGCTGCATACAACATTGTAAGACATTCAATGGTGTTGTCAACACCACAGCTTCATCTAGAAGACATATGGAACTGTATAGACCCTGTCGTTCATGACATTAAAAAGCCTGGATTCATGCATGCTATGAACTTGATAGTATTGATCATAGAACGGCTACAGAAGTCTAAGCTTGGGAGGCCATTTAATCAACCAGACAGATGGAAGAGTGCATTACATGCATGGAAGAGTCCACTCTGTGAGTGGTTATCAACATCTATGACATCTCAAGTGATGCTACAGGCCTGGCCTTCTCTTCCAACGGTACATCATCTACTGCGATTGGTTACTCTGTATTGCACTGACTGCCAAGATCAATCAATAAGAGACGGACTGGCATCGTCATGGGTTATCATCTACAACAACGTGACTTCACGTAGCAAACGGAAAGATCTTTTACAAAACATAGGAAATCATGAAATGAGAGGATCACTTCTTGACAAACTGCTTTCCTCTCGATTTCATCAAACATCCGATATCCTAAACACACCAGATCGACTCATTTGGTCCAGCCAGTCTCCCTCGCTCTCTAAGACGGTTTACCTTCACTTCTATCGTCAACCCCATAGAAATTCAAGCGAGTACGCAATGCTGCTAAGCTACCTCCTACAGAGCAACATTATGTCTCATCTCTCAACCAACTATCGTCTCTCTATCAACAGGCAATGTCTCACTGAAGAATACCACAAACTCAAGTCACGAATCGCATTCCATAATGAGGACCAATTCACGATCGATCTCGCGGTTGAACTAGCACACACTTTGAGTAATTCATAA